The proteins below come from a single Pradoshia eiseniae genomic window:
- a CDS encoding 5-carboxymethyl-2-hydroxymuconate Delta-isomerase, with protein MPHLIIEYTDNLSPHIQIKELLKKSGEVLSSFPDVYPIGGIRVRAVKVMDYWIADGSEDDAFVHMTLKIGAGRTDTVKKETCDQLFQALQEHMHELFNSRNLALSLELSEFSESGTYKKNNIHKRFK; from the coding sequence ATGCCCCATCTCATTATAGAGTACACAGATAATTTATCTCCTCATATTCAAATAAAAGAGCTGCTGAAGAAATCCGGGGAAGTCCTATCCTCCTTCCCGGATGTGTATCCTATCGGAGGAATACGTGTAAGAGCCGTCAAAGTAATGGATTACTGGATTGCAGATGGCTCTGAAGATGATGCATTCGTCCATATGACTCTAAAAATAGGAGCAGGACGGACAGATACAGTAAAGAAAGAAACATGTGATCAGCTGTTTCAAGCCTTACAGGAGCATATGCATGAATTATTCAATTCAAGGAATCTTGCCCTGTCACTCGAACTCAGCGAATTCAGTGAATCGGGTACCTATAAAAAGAATAATATTCATAAACGGTTTAAGTGA
- a CDS encoding flavin reductase family protein has translation MDDRLFRSAMGKFATGVTVLTTKVDGIVHGMTANAFMSVSLNPKLVMVSVGDKARMLEKIQQSQSFVINILSEEQEAISRLFAGQTGEKREMEFNWVDDRPLIKGAIASIICDVYSAQVAGDHTVFIGEVKELLLNEGKPLVFFGGKYGKYQEDMQD, from the coding sequence ATGGATGATCGTTTATTCCGATCTGCAATGGGAAAGTTCGCTACAGGAGTGACCGTTCTGACTACGAAGGTGGACGGTATCGTCCATGGGATGACAGCAAATGCTTTTATGTCGGTTTCACTAAACCCTAAGCTAGTTATGGTGTCTGTCGGTGATAAGGCGAGAATGCTTGAAAAGATTCAGCAGTCACAAAGCTTTGTCATCAATATTCTTTCCGAAGAGCAGGAGGCAATCTCTCGGCTCTTTGCAGGTCAGACAGGTGAAAAAAGAGAGATGGAATTTAACTGGGTTGATGATCGGCCATTAATCAAGGGGGCTATTGCAAGTATTATTTGTGATGTCTATAGCGCGCAAGTGGCAGGTGATCATACTGTATTTATCGGTGAGGTGAAAGAGCTGCTCCTTAATGAAGGGAAGCCGCTTGTTTTCTTCGGCGGGAAATATGGCAAATATCAAGAGGATATGCAAGACTAG
- a CDS encoding fumarylacetoacetate hydrolase family protein, with translation MKHARIAYKGAVHIVSEREGKLLLPDGRMLDEEEVVWLPPVNPGSTVFALGLNYADHVKELDFTPPKDPLIFLKGPNTFIGHRGETKRPISAKYMHYECELAVVIGKTARHVSRDQAKEHIAGYTVANDYAIRDYLENYYRPNLRVKNRDTCTPIGPWLVDASDIDDPLNLTIRTYINGELKQNGNTRDMIFSPYYLIEYLSSFMTLNPGDIILTGTPEGVENTAIGDEVITEIEGIGRLHNTIVSIDTPLISNQ, from the coding sequence ATGAAGCACGCTCGTATTGCCTATAAGGGGGCAGTTCATATCGTCTCTGAAAGAGAGGGAAAATTATTATTGCCAGACGGACGTATGCTTGATGAGGAAGAGGTTGTATGGCTCCCTCCAGTGAATCCTGGCAGTACCGTTTTTGCTCTTGGCCTCAATTATGCTGACCATGTGAAAGAGCTCGATTTCACCCCGCCTAAGGACCCCCTCATTTTTTTGAAAGGTCCGAATACCTTCATTGGTCATAGAGGTGAAACAAAACGGCCCATTTCTGCCAAATACATGCATTATGAATGTGAGTTAGCAGTCGTCATCGGAAAGACTGCCCGTCATGTAAGCCGCGATCAAGCGAAGGAACACATTGCTGGCTATACCGTTGCTAATGATTATGCGATACGTGACTATCTAGAAAACTATTATCGGCCGAATTTGCGTGTTAAAAACAGGGATACATGCACCCCCATAGGTCCATGGCTTGTGGATGCATCCGATATCGATGATCCTTTAAATCTTACAATACGAACCTATATTAATGGAGAACTAAAACAAAATGGAAACACGAGAGATATGATTTTCTCCCCCTACTATCTTATTGAGTATTTAAGCAGTTTCATGACCTTAAACCCAGGCGATATTATCCTGACAGGTACACCTGAGGGAGTAGAAAATACCGCTATAGGAGACGAAGTTATTACGGAAATCGAAGGGATTGGCCGCTTGCATAATACCATTGTAAGCATAGATACACCCCTTATCTCAAATCAATGA